The bacterium genomic interval AGGAGAAAGATTCGAAACAGAAATACCAAGAAGTCTTATCGGAACCCGAGGAACCTTATCAAGAAGTTTTTCTGCAGTCTCACTAATGATTTCGTGCGAGCGAGTCGGAAGATTAAGCGTCTGAGAACGCGTTATCATCGAAAAATCGTGAAATCTCACTTTAAGCGTTACAGTCCTCGCCACGAGTTCGCGTTTGCTAAGCCTTTCAGCAATGTGGTCAGCGATAAGCAGGAGCTTCTGCCGCAAAATTTTTCTGTCCTTTATGTCCTTCTCAAATGTCCTTTCAAAGGAAAGTTGCTTGCGCTCTTTAGGTGGTTCCACAGGACGATTATCAATTCCCATGCACATGTCGTAGAGTTCTTCCCCACCTTTCCCGAAAACGCTTTTGAAAACTTCACGCGGGAATTTTTGAACATCACCTATTGTCTCTATTCCGAGTTTTTTCAGCTTACTCGCGAGGACATCACCAACACCCGGTATAGCCGTTACCGGCAACGGAGCTAAAAAATCCTTAACCTCATTGGGCTTGACAACGCAGAACCCATCCGGCTTGTCCTTATCGCTTGCTATTTTTGCTACCATCTTGTTCGGCGCAACACCCACTGAAGCAGTCAATCCAGTCCGCTCTTTTATCTCCCGCTTTATCCTTAACGCAGTTTCAGCAGGGTCACCAAAAAGCCTTTCCGTGCCGGTAAGGTCGATATATGCCTCATCTATTGATGCTGGCTCCACAAGCGGCGAAAACCTCAAAAGTATTTCCATTATCTGCCTTGAAACCTGCTCGTATCGTGCGAACCTCGGGCGAATAAACACAGCATGCGGACAAAGTTTGTATGCCCGCCGTATCGGCATCGCAGCGTGAACGCCATATTTCCTCGCCTCGTATGACGCCGACGAGACAACACTTCGCCCCTTGAATGGGTTCCCGCCAACTATAACAGGCCTACCACGAAGCTCTGGATTGTCAAGCTGCTCTACTGACGCGAAGAACGCATCCATGTCTATGTGAACTATAACTCTATTCATACCATTAATTAAATAACGATGTAACCTTATTTAGCAACAAAATCGACACTAACCAGCTTGCGACCAGCGAATTTTTGATTAAATTCACATTAATGGCTGATGATGCTATAAAAAATCTTCTCGAAAGCGAGTCGAGAGCCATAAAA includes:
- a CDS encoding DNA polymerase IV, coding for MNRVIVHIDMDAFFASVEQLDNPELRGRPVIVGGNPFKGRSVVSSASYEARKYGVHAAMPIRRAYKLCPHAVFIRPRFARYEQVSRQIMEILLRFSPLVEPASIDEAYIDLTGTERLFGDPAETALRIKREIKERTGLTASVGVAPNKMVAKIASDKDKPDGFCVVKPNEVKDFLAPLPVTAIPGVGDVLASKLKKLGIETIGDVQKFPREVFKSVFGKGGEELYDMCMGIDNRPVEPPKERKQLSFERTFEKDIKDRKILRQKLLLIADHIAERLSKRELVARTVTLKVRFHDFSMITRSQTLNLPTRSHEIISETAEKLLDKVPRVPIRLLGISVSNLSPLAGRPAEIFVDTQRAEKLIDALIAIRNKYGYTSIKRAFELMEGRE